Below is a genomic region from Prunus persica cultivar Lovell chromosome G3, Prunus_persica_NCBIv2, whole genome shotgun sequence.
ATTTTGAATAGTGTATAAAGATGTGGATTTCTGTTATGAAAATGGGAGATAGAATATGTAAATTAGAatgtagggttttttttagGTTACTGGTTTAAGCAAAAGTTATAAGACAATCCAAGTTGGTTTTTCAATTAGGACATTGCTGTTTATTGAATAACATAACAATGGTAATGGTGGCAATCAATTTGCATAGTCTATCATTTACCTTGGAGCTATGTTTCCAATATCTCCAGATAAAGGGGCCTTCTGGTGAACAAATTAATGACATACGTGACAAGACAAGCGAGAAGTTTGAGTTTGTGGTTCAGAAGCAAGGTGTTCACCAGTTCTGCTTCACTAATAAGTCTCCTTACCATGAAACCATTGACTTTGATGTACATGCTGCTCACTTTACTTACTATGACCAGCATGCTAAAGATGGTGAGTGTCCATTACATGTTATTCCATTTCACCCCCGCAGTTTGTTTCGAAATTAATCTTCTTTTTAGCAGAAGAGTGATCACTTACTGTTCTGTGAATCTATGCAGAGCATTTTGCACCCTTGCTGGAGCAGATAGCGAAATTGGAGGAAGCCCTTTTCAACATCCAATTTGAACAACATTGGTTAGAGGCCGAGACTGACCGCCAGGCAATAGGTATTATTTGAAGAACCATCTTTTCTGTGTCAAATTTCGATTTCTTTTCCTTAAACATAAGAGTGGGAGTGTAAACTATTTTAGTTTCTAATGAGTATGATTCCAACTATGGTACTTCAAGAAGTACATCATTTTGCACTTGCATTGGCATGCCACGCATGTGCACATGAAACTAATAGGGTGATTAGTCAAGCTTTATCTGGGCATTGTCCCCAAATCTTGGAATATATGTTGACATATTATATAATTGGCCTGCAGTGAATGAAGGAATGAGCCGCAGAGCAACCCACAAGGCGTTAGTTGAATCAGGAGCACTCATTGGGGTTAGCATCCTCCAAGTTGTTCTCTTGAAACGTTTGTTTGAACGCAAGCTTGGATCATCTAGGGTTTAGATCAGTTGTCTACTTACCTTTGCCTATTTACTGATTGTAATattagaaaatggaaaatattgatattgaaatATCACAAAACGGAATCTGTACCATTCACAGGAGTTAATGTTTTAAAGATGGTCTTTTTGATTACTGTCAGCCTATTTGAGTTGATTATTGTCATTGATACTTGAATCGATTTTTGGAAGCTAATTTGATGCCTTCTGATGGATTTGTAAGATCATGTTGTGGTATCTGTCAGTTGAGGCTGCCTCAGGGTGGACATTGGTTTGTATGGTAAAAACAGAATACCATCCAATTCAATTTTGTGGCGCATCCGTTTGAATGGTCCCGCTCACCTAGTAAGACCTCCTTAACAAAAATCCTTGATTGATCCAAGTTGTTTTTAAACCCTCAGTCATGCTCATTGTTACTCGAATAAACATTAAGGGTTGTTTGAGTAAAACAAATTGTAAAAAATGTGAAGGGTTGTTTGAGTCAAACAAAGAGTATGAGTGAATGTTAAGCAGACTTCGAATTCATAAGAGACCAAAAGTATGCTCCTATTAAACGATCACTAGAAGAAGCAACTTTCAAGCAAATCAACGGAGTCATTAAAGCTTGGAACTTCCCAACTCAGAGATAGTTGAAGGGGAAAAAATTACttcatttaaaagaaaacagaaagctTCACATTGCACAAATATGCAAATACACTCACAACGAAACTCAAACTGAATCGAACACAGGAAACAAACAGTCATGATAAACTCAGAATCAAGCATTGATTCAAGAAGATAAAGCTACATGCAAATATAGTTCACCAGTATACATAAATGTAAAACAGTATCATTTTCCAATCATGTCTGTCCCCAAATAAGCCCACATTTCTACCAACGTTCATAAAGACAGCAAACAGATTCCAGCAGGACCAATCACGGCTTCTGAACACAGCTCCAGTCTTCTGGAATATATATCGGCATGGGGGCATTACTACATAATAATATCTCCTGTAAAGTTTATGACATGGTAGTTGCCTCCTCACGATTCCGCACACAAGCAGCAAAACCATTTCTTCTACaaatcaaagcaaaaaaaGGGTCAAAATCATTATATCCCTTTTGAAGCTATCATGTAGCTTAAGACCAtgatatctttctttttctttttggtgcgACATTAGTTGGACATCATTTGACAATGAAAGATGAGTGGCTTACCAAAATGAGGATGGTAAAATCTGGCAAGTGAAAAGATGGAAAGGGAAACAAATACATTTGCGAAATCAACAGGTGGCACGCAAGTGAgaatgggaaaaaaagaaattggttTAACATGCTTCAACAGTGTGGAATGTGGACTAAAGTGAATgcagaaattttgaaaactgacaataaaatttgcaagcaacaaaaaccaaatatacatgaaaaagagaaggttcTGAGGCAATTTAGTAAAAGTATAGCCAAGGAATCCATGATTACGCGATATATTCAGGCTCagggtataaaaaaaattatggcaTTGTCAAGCCAATATTTAGGTCACTTGCAGAAGAAAATTCTGTATATTGTGAAACCACAACCGGTCACTTTACAGTTGAACATAGACTAGTTTCAAAATCAGAATTACTAGGCACtaaaataatgtaattttaatagGGATAATGCAAAGTTCAAATAAAATCTAACATGAACTTCGAAGTGATAAAAATACCACCTCCTGGTAGTGCCGCAGTTAGTCTAACATAATTAGGGAAGTAAAGAATTATATGCAAATTTAGTATTTAATATGTAAAGATTCCAGCCCTCCAGCTTTTAGTACTGTACATTCAAAACTCATTATGGCTCAAGTGAATCTTCTATGTTTTCAACCTAAACCAGCCGTCCAGCTTTTCAGCCATTAGGACAAGATATGGCTATGCAAATACAAAATGAGTCAAGCATAAAAGAGATGAAGGCTTTCCAAAGTGGGGAACAGTGTAAGGTAAGTAAGTACAACTTACAGCTGGAGGCTTTCCAAGAACTGCTCCGTGCTTAAATGCGTGGTCATCCTTTGATGGTGAGTCAGGTCTTCCACCTTCCTTTTTCTCAGTCCTAGCCTTGTTGAAGATTACAGTGAATCCCTCAGCTGATGCTGGATCATTGACGTCCCATTCACCAAATTTTGGCAACGGCACACCCTTTTCCTGTGGATTGACAAAATTTCACTGGAGGGAATCAATCATCTGAAGTCAAAGCGTTCCAAATTGATATGTAATAACACAATCTTATTGTGTGCCATGTTCAATGCTCAGATGCTTGCGTGGAGAAATAAAGGCAAAcgaaatttaaataataataagatgaCTAAAATTAAGGTGATGGTTGACTCCCATTCGtcgaaaaaaaaacacttatcAATACTTGGTATTCTTAATTCTAATGCATAAGAATAAATGATCAAGATATAGGAACTCATAGACTCTTATGTATTCATGCTTTGGTTTATAAATATTCATGCAAGTATTTACTCCTCAATATGAAGGTATTCCCAAAAGAATGAGGTTTGAAATTAAACGAACTTGTAAGAGATCTGCTGTAAACTACTACATGCCTAAAAGGAACaaaatatcaatttattttctaaacgCCTATCAGATTGGGTGACTTTAGAACCAAAAAGGGAAGTACAAATAGCTAGACAGGACGCTAAGTAATAATCCATTGTAAAGGGCAGTCCAGTGCACCAAGCTCCCACCATTTCGAGGTCTGAGGAGGGTTGGACGTACGTACACAGCCTTACGCCCGCTTGCTGAGTGGCTTACCCTCCAAAAAGAACCCATTGCAAGTCTTGAACATCTAAAATATTAGATACTAAACCATTGAGCTAGCTTGAAGCCACTAAAGTTGGAACACGCAGTCTGTTGTGCAAACTACATTTGGCCATTCAACATAACAAACACAGAGCAACTTTTGCACACATAGagatacacacacacaaggaGCAATCAGATATGCTTATCTGTCGAAGCCCAAATAATTTGATTATCAAATACTCAGTTAGTATAAAGCAAACAAGAAGCTAAAAATAGTAACTTTTACTGAAAGGAAAActaagaattaaaaataaactgaaacccagaaagaaaaacttacaGAAAACCACAAACACCACTTAGATACATCATATTCATACATGAGAAGCTTCTGTTCAAAATTAGAAACCAAATGGATATGAAGGGAATTTAAAGCATCAGGGGGGGGACTATATATTGATTTCATCAACACCAGAAAACTGAAAGTGGAATGAATCGCTCCACAGAAACTCAAGCGTCTCAGATCAAACACAGCAAACGGACGCAGTAAAGAAATCAAAGGACTTGGCAGCTTACCCCCATGGCTTTCGCTTTGAGATTTCTGGAGAACAAAGACGAAAAAGGCGACTGCTTTTGCTACTTTTAGGGATTTCAAGCTGTTCAGTATTGAAGGTGTTGATGAATGATAATGATgataatgaagaagaagatgatgagtcCTGCTTTTCTCAGGTGAGGTCAGCTAAAGAATAAGAAGggggaggagaggagagagaagagggggTGTTTGTGTGGGTCAATGGGCCATGCAATTGATTTATGGGGAATGGAATGGGCTTTATGCGGGGCCCACTATTTGAACAATTTAAACGCTGATTGGTGCTTCCAGCTATGCATCATACACTTCTGTCTATTTCCTTCCATGGTGAACAGTATAAATTCCTTGAATATACTGAAAATGTTGTTctggccaaaaaacaaaaaacaaaaaacaaagaagattgTTGCTATCTTTTTGGGACTGAAAACGAAAAGAGtgttgtcttttttcttttcatttttaatgaaCGAGAAAATCTCGCTTTTGAGTTTTTAGAGTGTACGTTTAAGTTTTGCTAGCGACAGTCTTTCACGTGTTTCTATTAATATATTGTCACATTGTATTAAcagttaaaatatgaaaaatttgttaagTACGAAAAAATTTCTACGTAGAAGCtcctacctttttttttctaaacaaaCTTCTTGACAGGTGTTTCCCTTTGGATCATGTGTTATTTAATATTGAAATGTCCTAAAAGCATCAAATTGTTGAGATTAACTAACACCTACCTCATTATGTCTACTAAATAAAGTTATTTGAGGCAAGCAATATGAAGGTATTAGGCCTCTATCCAACAAATGGCCACATGCGTTATGTATGGATTCACTAAGGTAATAAaggttaatcattttattagtccTTAAATTTAGATTCGATTtacatttgagtacctcaattttcaaaattgttcACGTGGTCTTTTACGCCGTCAATTctgttaacttttctgttaagtACAGAGgccaaaatggtattttttttaataaaaattgattaaaatatgaataaaaaattaaaattaaactctctctccctctctctcccgatttctactcccaaaaaacttgattttttttttgttggttttttatttgatttgattttattgttattttaaagatatgatttttttattcattttttcgattttaatataaaaataccattttgcccctgcatttaacagaaaaaactaacaaaattgatggcagGATCATTTGTCCAAatgaaactaaagttaaaggatcacgggaaccattttgaaaattaaggtactcaaatgcaaattgaGTCAAAATTTagggactaataaaatgattaacccAAGGTAATAAAAACACCGTTAGACCACCACAAATTCACCACTTTGTTTAATAATGTTGCTTAAATTATGACATATGAATCGGCTCGTCTATTCATAATAATACATAAACTAATAACGCTATAGGGCAGCGTCACCATTAAACCCAAGTATTAATATAAGTACTCTCCTCCAAGTGAACGAATATCAAACTTTTCGTGAAACAATTCCAAACAGGATTAGTTCTTAAGAGTATCTACAATGGGCTCCTTAAATCATCtaattagacaaattttagggaggatttagaaaaatacaacttaaACCATGCTCCTTACCTACCTCCTAAAGAAGAAAGAcctttaggagctcctaaatatgaggagagagaaagaactcctagtggctccctataatttaatgtagctttatttaatgagtattccaaacttttaatttattattttttatattattttttaatagagatggactaattaaaaaagagttatagcatttatgactttGTAAACTAGAGAGCACGa
It encodes:
- the LOC18782820 gene encoding transmembrane emp24 domain-containing protein p24beta2, with the protein product MELWVRGHVALGLALMGLLVLCQMEGSDGLRFVIDREECFSHDAKYQGDTIHVSFVVIKVDSSWHNTEDGVDLVIKGPSGEQINDIRDKTSEKFEFVVQKQGVHQFCFTNKSPYHETIDFDVHAAHFTYYDQHAKDEHFAPLLEQIAKLEEALFNIQFEQHWLEAETDRQAIVNEGMSRRATHKALVESGALIGVSILQVVLLKRLFERKLGSSRV
- the LOC18782507 gene encoding uncharacterized protein LOC18782507 isoform X1, with protein sequence MKSIYSPPPDALNSLHIHLVSNFEQKLLMYEYDVSKWCLWFSEKGVPLPKFGEWDVNDPASAEGFTVIFNKARTEKKEGGRPDSPSKDDHAFKHGAVLGKPPAKWFCCLCAES
- the LOC18782507 gene encoding RPM1-interacting protein 4 isoform X3 produces the protein MGEKGVPLPKFGEWDVNDPASAEGFTVIFNKARTEKKEGGRPDSPSKDDHAFKHGAVLGKPPAKKWFCCLCAES
- the LOC18782507 gene encoding uncharacterized protein LOC18782507 isoform X2; translated protein: MKSIYSPPPDALNSLHIHLVSNFEQKLLMYEYDVSKWCLWFSEKGVPLPKFGEWDVNDPASAEGFTVIFNKARTEKKEGGRPDSPSKDDHAFKHGAVLGKPPAKKWFCCLCAES